TCGAAGGCCCCCCCCGCGCCGCGAAGATCGAGCCGGTCCTGTGGGAGATGTCCGCACGGATCGTCGCCAAGGGGAAAGGGCGCGAGACTGCCTTGGCCGTGATGGACCTCGGCGCCACCGTCTGCCTGCCGAAGGTTCCCCGGTGCGGCGTCTGCCCCGTCGCGACTTTCTGCGCCGCCTTCCTCGCGGGAAGCCAGCACGGGATTCCCGCGCGGACCGGTCGGAGAATCGTCCCCCACCACGACGTGGTGGCCGCCCTGTTCCTGCGACCCGACGGATGCCTGTTCCTGGAGCGACGACCGCCTTCCCGCCTGCTGGGGGGGCTTTGGGCGTTCCCGTCGGGGCGGCGCGGCCCGGGCGAGACGCTCGAGCGCGCCCTTCTCCGGGCGGTGCGGGAGAAACTCCACGTCCGCGCGGTGATTCAAAGGAAGGTGGGAACGGTATCCCACTCCTACTCCCATTACCGGATCACCCTTCACGGCTACCTGTGCGAGGCGGCCGGCGGGGCGCTGCCGGCGGGGAAAGGATCGGGATGGCTCGCCCCCCCGGGGCGAGGCCGGTACGCGATGCCGCGCGCGGACGGAAAAATGGTCGAACTCGTTCGACGGGAGGGGAAACGATGAAGCTGGAAGAGGTCTTCAAACCGGGCGGCCGCGGAGTAATCGCCACGGCGTCGAAGGACGGGGCGGTGAACACCGCGGTCTACGCGGCGCCCCACGTCGTGGACGCGAACACGGTCGCGTGGGGGATGACCGACGGGAGAAGCTGGGACAACGTCCGGTCCAATCCCAACGCGGCCTACGTGTACTTCGCTCCGGGGGATGGATACCGGGGCGTTCGCCTGACCCTGTCCCTCGCGCGGACGGAGGAGTCCGGGGAGATGCTCGCGACGATCCGGGAGCGGACGGGAAAAGTCAGCCCGGGGAACCCCGAGGCGGTGAAGCACGTCGCGTACTTCCGCGTCGCCGAGGTACGCCCGCTGTTCTGATCCGGCGCCGTGCACTGCCGCCGCTCCGGCATCCCGGGATTTTCCGTCGCGATGCCGGAGCGATGGAGCGGCCGATCGCCGTTCAATACCTTGGTGCCGATCCGGCGGGCGACGGTTTCTTTTCCGTCCTGTCCGCCTTCCCCGCCTTCGCCTCCTTGTGGAGGCCCCACAATTCGCCCTTGCTGTTCTGCTTCGTGTGAACCGCGACACCCGCCGTCCCGTATTCGATCTTCTCGAACAGGTCCTTCAGGGTGCCGCCTTTCAGCGGTCCGGCGAGCTTGTCGGCGGTGATGTCCCCTTCCGCCAGCGTTCCGGAAAAGCTTCCCTCCTTGAGGGTAGGGGCCGTCCCGCCCACCGGGTAGATCCAGGTGAGAATGGCGGCGGGTGTGCCGTCATCGCCGACGGCGTGCACGTGCGCCATCGTCGCGTTATCGATCTTCTTGAGGTTCAGCTTGTAGTGGAGTGTCTTCTCGTCCTTGCTCAGCACGAAGACCGCGTCTCCGCTCGCCGACGTCTTGACCCCCGGGACGGCCCCCAGCTTGACCTTGACCTTTTCCCCGTGCATCCGGTTCGCCAACGCCGTGCCGGAGGAGACGAATGCCAGGAGCGCAACGATCCCCGATACCGTGAAAACGATCCTTCTCATGACCCGGCCCCCTTGCCGTTCCGATGTAGTTTAAAGACTTTAGATGAAAAAAGCGGTGGATCGGTTTGGCCCGGAGGAAGGAATCGCGGCGGACTGACGGCTTTGGAATGTTGGTGCCCGGGGAGAGGATCGACCGACGAGGCTTGGCCATCCAGGCCATCGCCCTTCCGGCTGGCTCGCTTCCTGCCGCGCTCCAGAGCGTCGCGCTTGTCCTCGCTATCCGCTCGGCGGAAGCTCGCGTTCGATCCTCTCGCAATGTACCATGCAACGGAAGAATTGACTGGTGCCCGGGGAGAGGATCGAACTCTCATGGCCTTGCGGCCTCGGGATTTTAAGTCCCGTGCGTCTGCCAGTTCCGCCACCCGGGCATCTTCCTTCACGTTCCGACGCAGGCCGCACGATGGGTGGGATCCCGGAGTGAAGGAAAGATGGAGGCGGCACCCGGATTCGAACCGGGGGATAAAGGATTTGCAGTCCTCTGCCTTACCACTTGGCTATGCCGCCGCAGAAGGTATTCTTTTCCGCCGCCCATCCCCCTGTCAAGCCAATCCGCTTCTGCGGTAGTATTGAGGCATCGACAGGCGCAGAGTCCGGGAGGTTTCGGGAGTGCCCACCACCGCATTCGTCACAGGAGCCGCGGGCTTCATCGGATCCCACATTTGCGAATCCCTGCTGGCGCGGGGCGCCCGGGTGTTCGGTCTCGACAACTTCGATCCGTTCTACGACCGCTCCCTGAAGGAGCGGAACCTCGCCCCGCTGTCGGAAAGCGGCCGGTTCGCGTTTTCCGAGGGCGATATCCGCGATCCGGACGCGTTGAATCGCTGGGGCCCGGGCATCCGCCCCGACGTCGTCGTCCACCTCGCCGCGAAGGCGGGCGTGCGCCCCTCCGTCGAAGATCCGGCGGGGTATGCGGACGTGAACGTCCAGGGGACGATCCGCGTGCTGGATTGGGCCCGGGAGCGGAATGTCCCGAAGGTGCTCTTCGCGTCGTCCTCCTCCGTCTACGGCGGCAACACGAAGGTCCCCTTCTCGGAAGACGACTTCGTCGACCGCCCGGTGAGCCCGTACGCCGCGACGAAGAAGGCGGGGGAGCTCCTCTGCCATTCGTACTGCCACCTGTTCGGCATGAACATCGTCGCGCTGCGGTTCTTCACGGTCTACGGTCCCCGCCAACGCCCGGAAATGGCGATCGCCAAATTCACCCGCCGGATCCTGGAGGGGAAGGGGATCGATCTGTTCGGCGACGGCTCCTCGCGCCGCGACTACACGTACATCGACGACATCGTGACGGGCGTCCTGGGGGCGATCGGCGCTCCGCCGGGGTACCGGGTCTACAACCTCGGGGAGTCCGCCACCATCTCCCTCGCCGACCTGGTGTCGCTCATCGAGAAGGCGTGCGGCCGGCCGGCCGCGCGGCGCTTCCGCCCGCCGCAGCCCGGCGACGTCCCGGTGACGTTCGCGGATATCTCCCGGGCCAGGGCGGAGATCGGATACGAACCGCGCATTCCCATCGAACGCGGCGTTTCGCTCTTTGTCGATTGGTACCGTCGTCAGGAATCCGTCGCTTAACGGGCCGG
Above is a genomic segment from Deltaproteobacteria bacterium containing:
- the mutY gene encoding A/G-specific adenine glycosylase; the encoded protein is MNVARLSGALLRWFRTAARRMPWRETRDPYRIWVSEVMLQQTRVETVIPYYERFVSRFPDVASLSRAPIDRVMKAWEGLGYYARARNLHRASRIVVARYAGAIPRTVEELAALPGIGRSTAGAIAAIAFGADAPILDANARRVIARLFAIEGPPRAAKIEPVLWEMSARIVAKGKGRETALAVMDLGATVCLPKVPRCGVCPVATFCAAFLAGSQHGIPARTGRRIVPHHDVVAALFLRPDGCLFLERRPPSRLLGGLWAFPSGRRGPGETLERALLRAVREKLHVRAVIQRKVGTVSHSYSHYRITLHGYLCEAAGGALPAGKGSGWLAPPGRGRYAMPRADGKMVELVRREGKR
- a CDS encoding pyridoxamine 5'-phosphate oxidase family protein codes for the protein MKLEEVFKPGGRGVIATASKDGAVNTAVYAAPHVVDANTVAWGMTDGRSWDNVRSNPNAAYVYFAPGDGYRGVRLTLSLARTEESGEMLATIRERTGKVSPGNPEAVKHVAYFRVAEVRPLF
- a CDS encoding CHRD domain-containing protein: MRRIVFTVSGIVALLAFVSSGTALANRMHGEKVKVKLGAVPGVKTSASGDAVFVLSKDEKTLHYKLNLKKIDNATMAHVHAVGDDGTPAAILTWIYPVGGTAPTLKEGSFSGTLAEGDITADKLAGPLKGGTLKDLFEKIEYGTAGVAVHTKQNSKGELWGLHKEAKAGKADRTEKKPSPAGSAPRY
- a CDS encoding NAD-dependent epimerase/dehydratase family protein is translated as MPTTAFVTGAAGFIGSHICESLLARGARVFGLDNFDPFYDRSLKERNLAPLSESGRFAFSEGDIRDPDALNRWGPGIRPDVVVHLAAKAGVRPSVEDPAGYADVNVQGTIRVLDWARERNVPKVLFASSSSVYGGNTKVPFSEDDFVDRPVSPYAATKKAGELLCHSYCHLFGMNIVALRFFTVYGPRQRPEMAIAKFTRRILEGKGIDLFGDGSSRRDYTYIDDIVTGVLGAIGAPPGYRVYNLGESATISLADLVSLIEKACGRPAARRFRPPQPGDVPVTFADISRARAEIGYEPRIPIERGVSLFVDWYRRQESVA